Proteins found in one Eretmochelys imbricata isolate rEreImb1 chromosome 9, rEreImb1.hap1, whole genome shotgun sequence genomic segment:
- the LOC144270603 gene encoding fetuin-B-like yields the protein MTLLVLLLFGIQLLCSWAVSPPVTEPPSLLRSPACNDSAIEAAADLALRQINANQREGYVLGLYRIFSVQEHPQKITGSVFYLTLDVVETECHVLSRRLWKDCKNRAIHETSFGQCKAILYINKPGRIVHLHSYECTLQPVPSSSFLRICPDCPVPDCPTEPKYLETAAVSLAKFNKESEQAHHFSVLNVTKASMQWVVGPSHFVEFTIQETSCSKNESIADVSKCKPLPSELAHTGLCKGSVINSQIDHHQFVSISCEIYNPQAPALGEREQHPGGRSQKPDQDDDERHEHPHHHGRKENHHPHKHPDNHEHKQEHRREHQHPSPSEASHFSPHLEKTVGWVKVLPAKEETVSLHTLPENQSEHIDGKPVPPEKAKPVPALPDTHGVTDVTGRSEGKPGLTKPATGPAILPFPEDPLQSDACPGEPKFVNPIILPLLPRNPVKIEVSPRQTVTE from the exons ATGACCCTGCTCGTTTTGCTTCTCTTTGGCATTCAGTTGCTATGCTCCTGGGCTGTCTCTCCTCCAGTCACGGAACCACCATCTCTGTTACGTTCCCCTGCGTGTAACGACTCTGCAATAGAGGCAGCTGCAGATCTGGCTCTGCGCCAGATCAATGCCAACCAAAGAGAAGGCTACGTGCTTGGTCTCTATCGAATTTTCAGCGTCCAAGAACATCCCCAG AAAATCACTGGTTCTGTCTTCTATCTCACCTTGGATGTGGTAGAAACCGAATGCCACGTACTCAGCAGAAGGTTGTGGAAGGATTGTAAGAACAGAGCTATACATGAAACG aGTTTTGGGCAGTGCAAAGCAATCCTCTACATTAACAAGCCAGGGAGAATTGTTCACCTGCATAGCTATGAGTGCACTTTACAGCCAG TTCCATCAAGCTCATTTTTACGGATTTGCCCTGACTGTCCAGTCCCTGACTGTCCAACGGAGCCCAAGTACCTGGAAACTGCTGCTGTGAGCCTGGCCAAATTCAACAAGGAAAGTGAGCAAGCTCATCATTTCTCTGTCCTTAACGTTACCAAAGCTTCAATGCAG TGGGTCGTTGGTCCTTCACACTTTGTAGAGTTTACAATCCAGGAGACATCCTGCTCCAAAAATGAATCCATTGCTGATGTCTCCAAGTGCAAGCCCCTCCCATCTGAACTGGCT CATACTGGTTTGTGCAAAGGCTCTGTAATAAACAGTCAAATTGATCATCATCAGTTTGTCAGCATATCCTGCGAAATCTACAATCCACAG GCTCCTGCCCTTGGAGAACGGGAGCAGCACCCTGGCGGTAGATCTCAAAAACCTGATCAAGATGACGATGAAAGGCATGAACATCCTCACCACCATGGAAGGAAGGAGAACCACCACCCCCACAAGCACCCCGACAACCATGAGCATAAGCAAGAGCACAGACGTGAGCATCAGCATCCTTCCCCTTCTGAAGCCAGCCACTTCTCCCCACATCTGGAAAAAACAGTGGGTTGGGTTAAAGTTCTCCCTGCTAAAGAGGAGACTGTGTCTCTCCACACCTTACCAGAAAATCAGAGCGAACATATAGATGGAAAGCCTGTTCCCCCGGAGAAGGCAAAGCCAGTGCCAGCCCTTCCAGACACACATGGTGTCACTGATGTGACAGGCAGGTCAGAAGGAAAGCCAGGCTTGACCAAGCCTGCTACTGGCCCAGCCATTCTCCCTTTCCCTGAAGATCCTTTGCAATCAGATGCGTGCCCAGGAGAGCCCAAGTTTGTTAATCCCATCATCCTCCCTTTGCTTCCCAGAAACCCCGTCAAAATAGAAGTATCACCACGACAAACTGTGACTGAATAA